AGCGTGGTGACACCGAGCCCTAGGTCGGGGGTGCTCCCCGCGCCCTGCTTCAGCTCCGAGGTGTCGGCCGGGATGTTGAAGGCCGCCCAGTGCCAGAACCCCGCCCCCGTCGGCGCGTCCGGGTCGTAGCAGGTCACGGCCAGGGATTTCGTGCCTTCGGGGAGGTCTTCCCACGACAGCTGCGGGGAGACCGCGTTGTCGCCGGCGAACTTCGCGTCCAGCTGCTCCCCCGCCTTCACGTCGGCGGAACTGAGGGGGAAGCTCGGCACCTGCGCAAGCGAGGGCAGCGGGTCGTGGCCGGGGAATACATCAGAGTTGTAATCGTAGGTGGTCATAGCTTCCTTTGTACCGGAACAGGCCCGCTTCCCGGGCGGGTCTGGCGAATTACCTTGCTGTCATACGGCGTCGCCACGGGGCGTGTAAAGCGCCCTTGAACTGGCGATTTGTTAAGTAAGCGACGACGGCCCTATAGTATTGCAAGTGCCCAGCCGAGAGGCTGAAAACACTACCCGGCCCGGGTGGCGGAATGGCAGACGCGCTAGCTTGAGGTGCTAGTGTCCTATTAACGGACGTGGGGGTTCAAGTCCCCCCTCGGGCACATACGACCCTTTCGGCCCACCGTGATCACACGGTGGGCCGATTTTTTTCTCCGGGCCCGGGAACTCACCTCTGGTGCAACGCAGTACGGTAACTGGGTCCCCTTTCCCTCATCCTAGGACTGGCAGTGCCCCGGCTTCCCTTTTCGCGACTGGCCGCGCTCGCGTGCGCGGTGACGGTATTCGTTTCCGCGTGGTGGTTCCTCGAGGTGCCTCCCCTGGCCGTCCTGCGGGAGTGGTCCGAGCAGACCGGGCCGTGGTTCCCGCTGCTTTTCTGGCTTTTCTATGTGCTTGTAACGCAGGTTCCCATCCCGCGCACGATTATGACGCTCTCAGCGGGCATCCTCTTCGGCAGCTTCTGGGGCGTAGTCCTCGCGATCACGGCGACGACGGTGGCGGCCGTGCTCTCCCTGGCCGTGGTACGTGGGCTGCTACGCGACTGGATCGCCCCGCGCCTGACTCACCCGGCTGTCGAGATCATTAACCAGCGCCTCGAGCAGAGGGGCTGGCTGGCCGTCGCTAGCCTGCGCATGATTGCGCTCGTGCCCTTCTCGGTCATGAATTACACCGCGGCCCTGACCCGGGTACGCGTGGCCCCCTTCGCCGCGGCCACGTTCGTCGGCTCGCTGCCCGGCACGATCGGCGTCGTGCTCTTCGGCGATACCCTCACGGGCCGCGCCAACCCGGCGATTATCGCGCTCACCGTCATCCTTGCGATCCTCGGCTTCGCGGGCTTGCTCCTCGACGCCCGCCTTCCGACCCGCCCCGAGCGAGACCCCGCGTGGCAGGTCAAGGCGCAGGGGTAGACCGCCTACAATAAGGCTCCATGATTGCCGTACACGCGCGCTACCGGGGCCGGGAGAAGCGCCGGGCAGACCTGGTCCGCCGCTCCGCCGAGGCGTTGGCACACCTGCCGGGAGTGGGCACGTTCGAATCGGCCGGTGTCGAGGACATCCGCGCCCACGTGGACTCCCCCGAGGCCGCGCTCAACCTCATCATGGCTTTGCTTTCCGACGTCAACTGGGCCGTCGGCCTCGGCATCACGCGCGAGGGAAGCGCCCTCCACGCGGCGACTGCCGCCGCCGGCACCAAGCCCGCGTCCGTGGGAGTTCAGGTGCAGGCGCCGGATGCGGGCACGGCCGCCGAGGACATCGCGGCGGCGCTCGCGCTGCTCGGGCACGTCCTGCACAAGCGCACCCTCGAGGGGCGCGAGGCCACCGCCTTGCTGCGCGGCGGATACAACCAGAACGAGGCGGCCGCCGAGCTGGGGATTTCGAAGCAGGCGATGAGCCAACGCCTCCAGGCGGCCGGCTGGCGCGCGGAGCAGTCCGGCTGGAAGCTGGTGCTCAACTTGATTACTCGGGCTGCTGCTGGTTAATCTCCAGCGCCCGCGACGCGGTCGGCGACTGCGTGGGGTCGGGGTCGTCGACGTGTTTGTTCGCCACCGCGCGCGCCTCGGCAAGCGCCTTGGCCAGCTCTGGGTCGGTGGAAGTGTCGAACCACTTGTCCGTGTTCTCCTGCCCCGCCATGTCGCGCGTCTCCTCGTCAACGGAAACAGGCTCGTAGCGGAAGACGCCGTCGTCGTCCTTGTTGGCAAAGGCCTTGGCAAACTGCTCGAGGGAGTCGCCGAAGGCGGACGGGATCATCCACAGCGTCGCGGCCTCGTTGTCGGCGATCTGCGGCAGCTTGTCCAGGTACTGATAGGCAAGGACCTCGGGGGTGACCCCGGAGGACTTGATCGAGGCGTTGACCTTCTGGATCGCGCGGGCCTCACCCTGGGCCACCAGGTACTTGGCGGCGCGCTCGCCCTCGGCGCGCAGGATCGTCGCCTGGCGCTCGGCCTCGGCGGCGAGGATGGAGGCGTGCTTTTCGCCCTCGGCGGAGAGGATGCGCGCCTGCTTCTCGCCCTCGGCGGTCTTGATGTCGGACTCGCGCTTGCCCTCGGCGGTGAGAATCATGGCGCGTTTTTCGCGGTCCGCCTTCATCTGCATCTCCATGGACTGCTGGATGGAGGGCGGCGGGTCGATGGCCTTGAGCTCCACTCGGCTGATACGCAGGCCCCACTTGCCGGTCGCCGCGTCCAGCTCCCCGCGCAGGCGCCGGTTGATGGTCTCGCGGGAGGTCAGGGTTTCTTCTAGGGTCATGCCACCGACGACGTCGCGAAGCGTAGCCACCGAGATCTGCTCCACGCCGACGAGGTAGTTATCCACCCCGTAAATCGCCTTGGCTGGGTCGTTGATCTGGAACGTGACCACGATGTCGATAGCCACCGTCAGGTTGTCTTGGGTGATCACCGCCTGCGGCGGGAAGGACACGACGCGCTCGCGGGTATCCACACGCGCGCGGACGCGGTCAATGAAAGGGGCCAGAAGGGTCAGGCCACCGGAGACGGTGCGAGTGTAGCGGCCGAGGCGTTCGATCACGGCCGCCTCACCCTGGGGGATCATCTTAATCGAGGCAAACAGTACCGCCACCACCAGCGCGATGATGACGAGGGCGAGAAATACACCCATCAGCTGTCCTTCCAGACGACCGCAACGGGGCCGTCAATGTCCGATACGGTTACGTGTTCCCCGGTGGCGATGTTCACCGCCGGGTCAAGCGCGCGCGCCGACCAGATCGTGCCGTCGAGCCGGATCTGGCCGCCGTCGGGCGTGATGTCCTCAATGACCTCCGCGCGGGCGCCGACGAGGGCGCTCGGTGAGCCGTTGTAAAGCCCCGGTGTGAGGAATCGCTTGTGCAGGTAAGGCCGGAGAAAGACCCAGAACGCCGCGGAAGAAACCGCGAAGACCGCGACCTCGGCCCACAGGGGAAGCCCGAAAAGCGCGGCCCCGGAGGTGGTGAGCGCACCGGCGGCAAGCATGAGAAAGGTGAACTCGCCGACGGCCAGTTCGAGGCCCGCCAGGATCACCGCTGCGATAAACCAAATCAGTGCGCCCACGGCCGCTAGCCTACATGTCCTCCTTGCGCAACTGCGGGTTTGTCACGAAATCGATGAGCCGCTCGACGGCCCCGATGAGCGTGTAGTCGAGGTCGCGGAACGTTGCCACGGAGCCGTAGACGCGGCGCCACCCCTCCTGCGGATCCGACCACCCGAGCCGGCGGCACACCCCTTCCTTCCAATCCTCGCCGTAGGGCACCTCGGGCCACGCCGGAATGCGCACACTCGACGGTTTCACTGCGGCCCAGATGTCGATGTAGGGGTGGCCGGTGACGAGGACGTGCGGGCCCACGTCCTCGACGAGGCGCGATTCTTTGGTGCCCTCGATGAGGTGGTCCGCCAACACCCCGATGCGCCTGCCCGGCCCGGGCCCGAACTCCGCGAGCTTGTCCGCGAGGTTGTCCAGCCCCTCCAGGTACTCCACCACGACGCCCTCGACGCGCAGGTCGTGGCCCCACACCTTCTCCACGATCGCAGCGTCGTGGACGCCCTCGACCCAGATCCGGCTCGGCATGGCCACCTTCGCACGGGCGCCCTCCACGCGCCGCGAGCCCGAGTTCGACGTGCGGCTCGCGGGGGGTCGGGGCGCGACGGGGCGCGCGAGCGTGACCCGCCTGCCCTCGACGAGGAATCCGCCGGGCAGCAGCTTGAACAGCCGCTGGGCGCCGCGTCTGTCTTCGAGGCGGACGAAGTCGCCGTCGTAAGTGCGCTCGGTGCCGACGACGGCGCCGACGAACTCGTCGCCGTAGACCTCCGCGACGAGCCCCGCCTCGGCCGGTACCTGGGGGTAGGACGGTGTCCTCCGGCGCGCGTGGCCGGCAAAGATGTCTCCTGCGTAACGGTCCATAGATGGCCGATCTTATCCGCTAATCTGGCCGGGATGTACACGCGCGCCGAAATCTATTCCCCCTTGCAAAACACCGCGGTGTGGCTCGCTGCCTGGCTTTACGGACACGAACCGACCGATGAGCTCGTCTCGGCCCTCAACGACCTCGGGGGACCCCATTCCTACGGCAGCGCGTCACTTTCCACCTTGCTTAACGACGTCAGATCCTCTGCCGCCCTTACCTCCCCCGAGCCAGTGATCCGCCTCATCCTCTGGGGTCCCGGCCAGGCAGCGCCCATCCCCCCGGCCTCGCCTGCGCTCCGAGCGCTCACCCCGGCCGGGGCGCTGGCCGTGCGCGAAAGCGAGGAGGTGACGCACCTACTTCTGCCCTCCTACGAGGCGCACGGCGTCGAATGGCGCTGGTTCGAGGAGCACGGGCGTCTGCCCGAGCCTGCGTGGCTCTCCCCGGGAGAGGCCGATTCGCTGTTGGTGCAGGCGACCGACCAGGCCGCGCTGCTCATCGAGGCGGCCGGCGGCACGTCAGCCGAGCTGCCCTCCCCGCGCCTGACCGTCGGGCATGTGGCTGACTTCTATGACACACCGGGCCTGCCGGGTTGCGTGCCACCGCGGGCGGCGAAACTCTTCGCGCGGGCGGACCGGGTGGCCGCGATCGTGGAGACGGTGACGGACCGGCTCGGTGACCACAGCCTCGATCCCCACCTGTTCTCTCTGTGGCGCCACATCCGCACCGCACGCATGGCCGGCGTGGCCGACGCGGTCCACGAGCTGTGGCGCGAGGCGTACGGCTAGGCGCTCGCGGGCTTCGGCTGCGCCGGCGCACAGCACTTCGCCGCGCAGGGCGCGCCGTTGACGGTGCAACCCTGCACGCTGACGCCGGACAGCGTCTCCGGGGTCGTGCCCTGGGCGACGTTTTCCGCCAGGTCGACGACCATGGCCGCGAAGTCCTTGGTCAGGCCGACGGTGGGCACCCGGTCCAGCGTCATTCCCTTTTCCTCCACCGCTTCCTTGAGCTCGGTGTCCAGGTCCCAGACGACCTCCATGTGGTCGGTGATAAACCCGATGGGTACGCAGACGATCCGCTCGGGGTTTTCCTCGCCGTGCAGCTCAAGGGCGCGGTCCACCACGTCCGGCTCGAGCCAGGGCGTCGCCGGGTTGCCCGAACGCGACTGCCACACCACTTCGTACTCGCCCAGGCCCGCTTCCTGGGCCACGAGGCGGGAGGCCTCGGCGACCTGGCGGGAGTACAGGTGTGCGTCGGCCGGCCCGCCCGAGGCCTCGTCCGCTGCGGTGGGGACGCTGTGCGCGGAGAAAAGGACCTTCGTCCGCTCGCCCGCCGCCCGGTCGAGCGCCTCCCGGAGGTAGGTGGCGTTGAGTCTGACGAAGTCGGGGTGGCCGTAGAACTGCCACAGCTTCGTGAACTCCAGCTCCGGGGTGGCCTCGCGCAGGCGCAGGATGTCTTCGTCGTACTGGCGGCACGCGGAGTAACCGCCCCAGGCCGACGTGGCGAAGACGAGGATGCGGCGGTGACCGTCCGCAGCGATCTGGCGCGCGGCGTCCTCGGCGAAGGGCCTCCAGTTGCGGTTGCCGAAGTAGACGGGCAGGTCGATGCCGCGGGCGGACAGCTCCGCCTCCAGGTTCGCGATGATCTCCCTGTTCTGGGCGGTGATGGGGCTGACGCCGCCGAAGTGGAAGTAGTGCTCACCCACCTCCGCCAGGCGCTCGCGGGGGATGCCGCGGCCGCGGGTCACGTTCTCCAGAAAAGGAATAACCTCGTCTTCCCCTTCGGGGCCACCGAAGGAAAGGACGAGGAGTGCGTCGTAGTCATTGAGTGCCATGTAGGGGATGTTAGTCCATGGCTAGAGCAGGCGGACCGCCTTCTCCGACATACCGGAGTAGCGCACCGGGGCGACTTGAACGGTCTGCCCCGGCTGCGGGGCCTCGATCATGGTGCCGTCGCCGAGATAGATGGCCACGTGCTGGCTGCCGTTCGGGCCCCAGAACAGTAGGTCGCCGCGGCGGGCCTCGCTCGGGTCGATCTGGACGCCGCGCTGGTACTGGTAGCCGGTGTAATGCGGCAGCGAAATACCCACCCCGGCGAAGGCGTAGAGCACGAGGCCGGAGCAGTCGAAGCCCTTCAGACTGCCGCCGTTCACCCCTGTCGTCGGGCCGTTGGCGTCGCCGCCGCCCCAGACGTAGGGGGTGCCCACCATCGCCATCGCGCGGGCGATGACCGTTTCCACTCCCGCTCCGACAGGTGCTTGTGAGGCCACCTTCTCGGTGACGGTTTCCGCCGAGCCGACGGCCGGCAGCACGCTGTCCACCGCGGGAGTGGTCGACGCCCCGTGCGCCTCAAGGACGTTAGACAGTCCACGGGAAAAGGCCGTGATGAGCTCGCCGGTGCTGCTACCACTGCTGGCGAACGGGTCCTCCAAAATGGTGTGCTCCGCCTGGGAAGACCCCACCAACGCTTCTGCCGCGGCGATGCCGGCAGCCTGCGCGGTCGGATCGCTTGAGGTTTCCGCAGCGTGCTCGGCGACCTGTTGCGCAGTGGAAATGGCGCTCGAGATGACTTCGTCGGTCAGCGCCGGAGCGTCAGGGGTTGTCGTCTCTACTTCCTCGCGCACCGCGTCAATGTCATCATCGCCAATGGATTCGTCCTCGGCCGGGGCAGCCGGGGCGGCGTACCGCGGGGCCGGGGTCACGCCCGCGCCGACGGCGGGAGCAGGCACGGTTTCGGCCTCGGGCTCTGGGGTGTTTTGCGGCCGGGTCTCTTCCAGCTCCGCCTGCACGGAGCGAAGCTCCTCTTCCGCGGCCTGGCGCTCGGCCATCTGCGTTTCCAGCTCCCGCTGGGAATCTTCCAGCTGCGCCCGAGCCGCCTCTTCGGCAGCAGCCGCATCGCTGGCGGCTTCCTCCGCGTAGCGGCTGGCCTCGCGCAGGGTCGACTCCTCGTTCGCGGCCTCGGTGCGGGCGCGCTCGACCTCGCTGAGCCGGGCCTGCTTTTCCTCGCTTTGGCGTTGCAGGAACGACGAGCGGTCGAGGACATCCTTCGCCTTGTCAGCGCCGCCCAGCCCGGCGAGCGCAGAGGGGGCGCCCTTGGCGCGGTACTGAGACCGGGTGATCTCGGCCAGCTCCTCGCGCGCTCCCGCGACGGCCTTTTCAGACCGGTCGAGGCGCGTGCGCGCCTCCTCGACGCCGCGCCTGGCTTGCTCGGCTCGCAGCTGAGCATCGTGGAGGTCGACGAGCGCCTGGTTGACAGTCTCGCGGAGGCTGCCCATGCGCAGATCGAGGGCGTCGACACGCGACTGCGCTTCGGCGATCGCGGCGACGAGCGCGGAGGCGCTGGAGCCTTGCTGGCCGTGCGCGGCCGGCTGCGCGCAGAGAGAAAGGATGGCTGAGCACATGACGACGCTGAGGGTTGTGCGCGCCCAGCGCAGACGGGTGCCCATTCGTGTGTTGCCCACTGGTGGTGCTCCTCACGCCGCGCGACAAGCCTGACCACTTGACGCGCGGAAACTCGGTTTGACTACTGACGCCGGTACGCAGGCCGAAAACACCCACCCTCCGGGGCCACCGCGGAACCGAGCGTGCTTCCCCACATGCCTGAACCGCGCCCCGTAGCTGACTAGACCACTGGGGCGGATGGTGCCTCTGAAAGGTGTGTAGTTGACTACGACTCACGAGCCGACAAGCAAACCCTACGGCACTTTATTAATTCGTGACCCACCCTTTACCGTTTTTTACAGGCGTCAAGCGATTTAACATGACTAACAGGCGCCACACGCAGCGGGATTGCCACGCCGAAAAAAGCGTGTGATATTGACCACACCCTGTAACGTCAGGTTTTAAGGCTTGACGCTCGTCCGGGCAGCGACGTAGGTTCCCACGCACACGGCGGCGATCACGAGAAGGGCCGCCACTGCGACGGCGCCCCACGGGATAGACAAGGATTGCGCTTCGGCGACGAAGGCGCGCAGACCTTCGCCGTAATCCGGCTGAGAGAGCATGGCGCGCTGCCCGGCCTCGATCTCTGCGCGCGTCAAGTGCTCGCTGACAACGCCCGCCCCACCGGGCGAACGCACGATGACGGTGTCGTAATCGGTGGCGAGCACTAGGTCCTGGGCAACGTCGCGCAGGTCGGCGAGACGATCCGGCGTGTGCTCGACAACCACGACGCCCACTGGGGCGAGCTCTGGGGCGTCGAGGGAATCGAGCGTGGCATCCAGGTGCGCCTCGAGCTGCCAGTTCGCCGGGTTGGACGTCGTAAAGGCAATGCCGTCCTGCTCAAGCTGGGCGGCAAGATGTGGCATGTCGATGTCCGCTGGAATCAAGGGGCCTCCTCCGCGCCGCCACCCCGCTCGGGGGGAAACTTTCGGACGGGGGCAACGCCGCTGAGCAGGGGGCGCGGGCCACGTCTGAAACATAACGGCCGTTACGTTAAAATGCCGACTGGATCCGGTGGTCTCCCCTAAGATGAAGAGGTGACCACCACCGGGGCCATTATCCCCGAACCAGGTTTACAACGAGAAATGGAGCTCACTGTGGCTGAAAGTAAGAACTCCTTCAACGCCAAGAAAACCCTTGAGGTCGGCGAAAAGTCCTACGACTACTTCGCGCTCGACGCCGTCGAAGGAATGGATAAACTCCCCTACTCCCTGAAGGTTTTGGGCGAGAACCTGCTGCGCACCGAGGACGGAAAGAACGTCACCGAGGAGCACATCAAGGCCCTCGCCAACTGGGACCCGGAGGCGGAGCCCTCTGTCGAGATCCAGTTCACTCCCGCCCGCGTGCTCATGCAGGACTTCACCGGCGTGCCCTGCGTGGTCGACCTTGCCACCATGCGCGAGGCGGTCTCCAGCCTCGGCGGCAACCCCGATCAGGTCAACCCGCTCAACCCGGCGGAAATGGTCATCGACCACTCCGTCATCATCGAGGCCTTCGGCAGCACCGAGGCGCTGGATAAGAACGTCGAGATCGAGTACGAGCGCAACGAGGAGCGCTACCAGTTCCTGCGCTGGGGCGCCGAGAACTTCTCCAACTTCCGCGTCGTGCCTCCGGGGACCGGCATCGTCCACCAGGTCAACATCGAATACCTCTCCCGCGTGGTCTTCGACAACGAGGGCCTGGCCTACCCGGACACCTGCATCGGCACCGACTCCCACACCACCATGGAAAACGGCCTCGGCATTCTGGGCTGGGGCGTCGGCGGCATCGAGGCGGAGGCCGCCATGCTCGGCCAGCCCGTGTCCATGCTTATCCCCCGCGTCGTCGGCTTCAAGCTGACCGGCGAGATCCCTGTCGGCGTGACCGCGACCGACGTGGTGCTCACCATCACCGAGATGCTTCGCGAGCACGGGGTGGTGCAGAAGTTCGTCGAGTTCTACGGCAACGGCGTGCGCCAGATCCCGCTGGCCAACCGCGCCACCATCGGCAACATGTCGCCCGAGTTCGGCTCCACCTGCGCGATCTTCCCGATCGACGAGGAGACCATCAACTACCTTGAGCTGACCGGCCGCGACCAGGCCACCCTCGACCGCGTCGAGGCCTACGCGAAGGCGCAGGGCATGTGGCTCGAGCAGGACGCCGAGGAGGCGCAGTACTCTGAGTACCTCGAGCTCGACCTGTCCACGGTCAAGCCCTCCATCGCCGGCCCGAAGCGCCCGCAGGACCGCATCCTGCTCTCCGAGTCCAAGGCGACCTTCCGCGAGCAGCTGCCTGACTACAACGACGCGGGCGACGAGACCTTCGAGCCGGTGCGCGCCGCCAAGTCCGAGTCCGTTTCCTACAACGAATCCTGGGCCGGCAACGGCGAATCCGCCGCCGCGGGCGCCGAGGGCCGCGCCTCCAAGCCGGTCGTCATCGAGTCCCCGAAGGGTGGCGAGTACACCCTCGACCACGGTGCCGTCGCCATCGCGGCGATCACCTCCTGCACCAACACCTCTAACCCCTCCGTCATGATCGGCGCCGCCCTGCTCGCCCGCAAGGCAGCCGAGAAGGGTCTGCGGGCGAAGCCGTGGGTCAAGACGATCATGGCCCCGGGCTCCCAGGTCGTCGACGGCTACTACGAGCGCGCCGACCTGTGGAAGGACCTCGAGGCCGTGGGCTTCTACCTCACCGGCTTCGGCTGCGCCTCCTGCATCGGTAACTCCGGCCCGCTGCCCACCGAGGTCTCCGAAGCCATCAACGAGTACGACCTGACCGCAACCGCGGTCCTGTCCGGCAACCGCAACTTCGAAGGCCGCATCTCGCCGGACGTGAAGATGAACTACCTCGCGTCCCCGCTGCTCGTCATCGCGTACGCCATCGCCGGCACCATGGACTTCGACTTCGAGTCCCAGCCGCTCGGCCAGGACTCCGAGGGCAACGACATCTACCTCAAGGATGTCTGGCCCTCCCCGGAGGAGATCGAGAAGACCATCGCCGACACCATCTCCCGCGAGATGTACGAGTCCGACTACGCGGACGTGTTCAAGGGCGACGCCCAGTGGCAGAGCCTGGACATCCCGGAGGGCAAGACCTTCGACTGGAATGAGGACTCCACCTACATCCGCAAGGCGCCCTACTTTGACGACATGCCGGAAGAGCCGGAGGCCGTCGAGGACATTTCCGGCGCACGCGTTCTGGCTAAGCTGGGTGACTCGGTGACCACCGACCACATCTCGCCCGCCTCCTCGATCAAGCCGGGCACCCCCGCGGCGAACTACCTCGACGACAACGGCGTCGAGCGCCGCGACTACAACTCCTTCGGATCGCGCCGCGGCAACCACGAGGTCATGGTTCGCGGCACCTTCGCCAACATCCGCCTGCGCAACCAGCTCGTGGACGAGGCGGGCGGCTACACCCGCGACTTCACGCAGGAGGGCGCGCCGCAGGCGTTCATCTACGACGCCGCGCAGAACTACGCCAAGGAGGGCACCCCGCTGGTCGTCCTCGCCGGCAAGGAGTACGGCACCGGCTCCTCGCGTGACTGGGCCGCGAAGGGCACCAACCTGCTTGGCGTGAAGGCCGTCATCACCGAGTCCTTCGAGCGCATTCACCGCTCGAACCTGATCGGCATGGGCGTGCTGCCGCTGCAGTTCCCCGAGGGCGAATCCCACGGCAGCCTGGGTCTCGACGGCACCGAGACCTTCGATATCTCCGGGATCACCGCCTTCAACGATGGCGACACGATCCCGCAGACCGTCCACGTCACCGCCACGAAGGAAGGCGGCGAGAAGGTCGAGTTCGACGCGGTCGTGCGCGTGGACACGCCGGGCGAGGCGGAGTACTTCCGCCACGGCGGCATCCTGCAGTACGTGCTGCGCCAGATGGTCAAGAGCTAGCTCTCGAACCATCCCCTAGGGCCCTCCGGTATCCGTCCGGCGGGCCCCTTTTACGCCCCGGAAGGAAAGCCATGCCCATAGTCAGCAGCGATGAGTTGACCCGCCGCCGCAGCGAGATCGTCGACGCCGCGCGCGAGTGCTTCGCACAGTACGGCTACGAGGGAGCGACGGTCGCTCGGCTGGAAAGGGCCACCGGCAAAACCCGGGGCGCGATCTTCCACCACTTCGGGGACAAGGAAAGCCTGTTCCTCGCGGTCGCCAGCGAGGACGCGCGGCGCCAGGCGCAGGTGGTCGCGGACAACGGCCTTATCGAGGTCATGCGCACCTTGATCGCCAACCCCGAAGCGCACAGCTGGTACATGACCCGTGCGGAGACGGTCCGCAGGCTGCGCACGGACCCTTCTTTCGAGGAGCGGTGGCGGGGGCACCAGGAGATGCTGGACCGGGCAGTCCAGGCCCGCTTGTCGCACAACGCGGACATGCGTGACGACGTCCCCCTCGACGTCATCCAGACCTACCTCGAAACGGTCATGGACGGCGTGGTGGTCAAGCTCGCCGAGGGGGAGGCCTCCGAGCGCCTCTCCGCCATGCTCGACCTCGTGGAACGCTCAGTGCGCGACCCTTCTCCCGCTCACTAGACCGAGCGGTATAGGGTTGGGGCATGGCTAGCTTCCTCCTCGTCTGCCTCCGCAACGGAGAGATCGGGCCGTCTGTGGCGCGGGCCGAGTTCAACGACGTCCTGCGCTCCACCGGTCTTTCCCGCGACAACATCGATGTGCGCGTTCTCGACAGCACTTCGGCCACCATCGGTGACGTCGACAGCTACCGCGGCGTCATCGTCGGCGGCAGCTCGCTGACCGTCACCACCCCGCAGTACGACGCCTGGCAGGAACACATCAACGCCGAGCTGCGCGGCCTGCTCACCACCGACACCCCTGTCTTTTTCATCTGCTTCGGCATGAGCTGGCTTGTCGACGCCCTCGGCGGCAGCGTCGGCCACTCAGCGCCGGAGGCGTCCGGCCCCACCGTGGTTGAGCTTACCGACGCCGGGCGCTCAGACCCCCTGCTTGCCGGATTCCCCTCGCAATTCGCCGCCCTGACCGGCCACACCGAAAACCCCGAAGTGCTGCCCCCCGACCTTTCCGTCCTGGCCACCGGGCCCACCACCCCGGTGCAGCTGGCCCGGTGGGGCGAGCACGTGTGGGCGTGCCAGTTCCACGCGGAGATGGACGCGCCAGCAATGAAAACACGCATGGACTTCTTCTACGACTACGGCTATTTCCCGCTGACGGACTACGACACGATCATCGCAGCTCTGCCGAGCGTGGACGTCACGTGGTCAAACGAGCTGCTCAGGCGCTACGTGCAGTACTGCCGACGGCGGTGACTACACTGCCCGGTATGCAAGCAATCATTACGACAACCGGGCGCGACCAGATCGGCATCATCGCCGCCGTATCCGCCGCCGCGGCCGAGCGAAACCTCAACGTCCTCGACGTCACCCAGACCCTCATGGACGACTTTTTCACCATGGTCATGCGCGTCAATATTCCCGGTGACCCGGTGGACATGGGTGAGCTGCAGGAGCACCTCGCCCAGGCGGGCGAGCCGCTCGGGGTCGTGGTGCGGATTCAGTCGGCGGACCTGTTCACCGCCATGAACGAGATTTAGGGGACTCTGGTGGCCGTAGATTTCAGGATCGCAGCGCGCAACGTCGTCAGCGTCATCCAGATGATCGAGGACTACCGCCTCGACATCCGCACCGTCACGATGGGCATCTCCCTCATCGGGTGCA
This is a stretch of genomic DNA from Corynebacterium auris. It encodes these proteins:
- a CDS encoding NfeD family protein, whose product is MGALIWFIAAVILAGLELAVGEFTFLMLAAGALTTSGAALFGLPLWAEVAVFAVSSAAFWVFLRPYLHKRFLTPGLYNGSPSALVGARAEVIEDITPDGGQIRLDGTIWSARALDPAVNIATGEHVTVSDIDGPVAVVWKDS
- a CDS encoding ferrochelatase — translated: MALNDYDALLVLSFGGPEGEDEVIPFLENVTRGRGIPRERLAEVGEHYFHFGGVSPITAQNREIIANLEAELSARGIDLPVYFGNRNWRPFAEDAARQIAADGHRRILVFATSAWGGYSACRQYDEDILRLREATPELEFTKLWQFYGHPDFVRLNATYLREALDRAAGERTKVLFSAHSVPTAADEASGGPADAHLYSRQVAEASRLVAQEAGLGEYEVVWQSRSGNPATPWLEPDVVDRALELHGEENPERIVCVPIGFITDHMEVVWDLDTELKEAVEEKGMTLDRVPTVGLTKDFAAMVVDLAENVAQGTTPETLSGVSVQGCTVNGAPCAAKCCAPAQPKPASA
- a CDS encoding SPFH domain-containing protein, with the translated sequence MGVFLALVIIALVVAVLFASIKMIPQGEAAVIERLGRYTRTVSGGLTLLAPFIDRVRARVDTRERVVSFPPQAVITQDNLTVAIDIVVTFQINDPAKAIYGVDNYLVGVEQISVATLRDVVGGMTLEETLTSRETINRRLRGELDAATGKWGLRISRVELKAIDPPPSIQQSMEMQMKADREKRAMILTAEGKRESDIKTAEGEKQARILSAEGEKHASILAAEAERQATILRAEGERAAKYLVAQGEARAIQKVNASIKSSGVTPEVLAYQYLDKLPQIADNEAATLWMIPSAFGDSLEQFAKAFANKDDDGVFRYEPVSVDEETRDMAGQENTDKWFDTSTDPELAKALAEARAVANKHVDDPDPTQSPTASRALEINQQQPE
- a CDS encoding YbhB/YbcL family Raf kinase inhibitor-like protein — encoded protein: MTTYDYNSDVFPGHDPLPSLAQVPSFPLSSADVKAGEQLDAKFAGDNAVSPQLSWEDLPEGTKSLAVTCYDPDAPTGAGFWHWAAFNIPADTSELKQGAGSTPDLGLGVTTLVGDSGQRAYYGANPPAGHAPHRYIFAVHAVDVDTLEVPEDATPTVLAFNLYFHSLGRAHVWGWYEEK
- a CDS encoding TVP38/TMEM64 family protein; protein product: MPRLPFSRLAALACAVTVFVSAWWFLEVPPLAVLREWSEQTGPWFPLLFWLFYVLVTQVPIPRTIMTLSAGILFGSFWGVVLAITATTVAAVLSLAVVRGLLRDWIAPRLTHPAVEIINQRLEQRGWLAVASLRMIALVPFSVMNYTAALTRVRVAPFAAATFVGSLPGTIGVVLFGDTLTGRANPAIIALTVILAILGFAGLLLDARLPTRPERDPAWQVKAQG
- a CDS encoding MarR family transcriptional regulator, whose protein sequence is MIAVHARYRGREKRRADLVRRSAEALAHLPGVGTFESAGVEDIRAHVDSPEAALNLIMALLSDVNWAVGLGITREGSALHAATAAAGTKPASVGVQVQAPDAGTAAEDIAAALALLGHVLHKRTLEGREATALLRGGYNQNEAAAELGISKQAMSQRLQAAGWRAEQSGWKLVLNLITRAAAG
- a CDS encoding DUF3097 domain-containing protein; its protein translation is MDRYAGDIFAGHARRRTPSYPQVPAEAGLVAEVYGDEFVGAVVGTERTYDGDFVRLEDRRGAQRLFKLLPGGFLVEGRRVTLARPVAPRPPASRTSNSGSRRVEGARAKVAMPSRIWVEGVHDAAIVEKVWGHDLRVEGVVVEYLEGLDNLADKLAEFGPGPGRRIGVLADHLIEGTKESRLVEDVGPHVLVTGHPYIDIWAAVKPSSVRIPAWPEVPYGEDWKEGVCRRLGWSDPQEGWRRVYGSVATFRDLDYTLIGAVERLIDFVTNPQLRKEDM